The stretch of DNA GGACCCACTGATTAGAAAAGGTATGCAGGATGAATTGCTCTCCTTGCAAGCAACATTGAATAAAACAATTATCTTTGTCACCCACGATTTGGACGAGGCGCTGAAAATTGGTGACCGCATTGCGCTGATGAAAAATGGAGCCATTATTCAAATAGGTACCCCGGAAGAAATCCTTACCAGCCCGGCCAATGACTATGTGGAAAAGTTTGTCGAAGATGTGGACATGTCTAAAGTACTCACAGCCGAAGGGGTCATGAAAAAGCCCGATACAGTTATTACCTCTAAAGACGGACCCCGCACCGCCATGCGCAGAATGCGGGAAAACGGTATTTCCAGCATATTCATCGTCGGCAAGGATAGGCGTCTGGTCGGGCTGGTGATGGCGGATGATGCCCTAAGGGCGGCTGAGGCGCATAAAGAAACCTTGGATGATATTATCCTTAGAGATACTCCCCGGGTATCACCCGACACCCCGCTGACGGAATTAATTCCACTGGTGGCTGAAGCAAGGTATCCCATCGCAGTGGTTGATGAACAAAACTACCTGCGGGGTATTATTGTACGAGGTTCCGTGCTGTCCGGTATGATCCGAAAGGGGGAAAACGGAACCGATGCTGCCTAAAATATATATCGGGGAATGGGTTGACGCACTGGTGGTCTGGGCCACCGATAACCTTACGCCGCTGTTTGACGCCATTGTGGTGGTCATACAATTTATTGTGGGTAACTTGACTTGGGCGTTAACCACACCTCCTCCCTGGGTAATCATTCTTTTATCTATACCTCTGGTATGGTATCTGACCAACTGGAAAACCGCCGTAGGCACGTCCCTTGGCTTGTTGCTGATATATGATTTAAGAATTTGGGAACCCTCCATGAATACCCTGTCCATGGTGATTGCCGCCACCATTGTGGCGCTACTCATAGGCATACCGCTGGGCATTTTAACAGCCCGCAGTAATACCGCACATAAAATTATTATGCCGTTGCTGGATTTCATGCAAACCATGCCTCCGTTTGTTTATCTGATCCCTGCGGTGCTGTTTTTTGGCACAGGTGCGGTACCGGGTCTGATTGCTACGGTGGTGTTCGCCATGCCACCAGCCATCCGGCTGACCGGTTTAGGCATTCGGCAGGTACCAGTAGAGCTGGTAGAAGCTGCGGAAGCATTCGGTTCCACCGAATATCAAAAATTAGTCAAGGTACAGCTGCCCGTAGCCATGCCCACCATCATGGCAGGAATTAACCAGTGTATTATGCTGGCCCTTTCCATGGTTGTTATTGCTGCCATGATCGGGGCTGGCGGCCTGGGTTCAGAGGTTTTGCGGGGTATTCAGCGTTTGAATATTCCCGTAGGTTTTGAAGGTGGTCTGGCTATTGTGATTATTGCCATCATATTAGACAGAATTACCCAGGGTTTTGGCAAGAGGGGTAACCAGTAATCAACAAAAAGATCTATAAGATAACAGCTGCATGTTTGTTCATAAAAAAGTATTAATTAAAAGGGGGAGATATAAAAATGCGCAAGGTATTCAAAGTATTGCCATTGGCAGCGGTGCTGGTATTGCTGACTGCCGTGTTGTTCGGCTGTGGTGGCGGAGACGGAGGCGGCGATGTACAGGGTAAAATCGTCGGTATTGAGCCCGGAGCCGGGATTATGAGCGCCACGGAAGCAGCCATAGAGGAGTATGGGCTGGACTATCAGCTGCAGGACAGCAGCAGTGCGGCCATGGCAGCATCCTTGAAAAAAGCAATTGATAATGAAGAATGGATAGTGGTAACCGGATGGACACCGCACTGGAAGTTTGCCCAGTGGGACCTTAAATATTTGGACGACCCTAAGGAAGTTTACGGCGGTGAAGAACACATCGCCACCATCGCACGCACTGGTTTAGCCAGTGATAATCCGGAAGTCCATGAAATGCTGGACAAGTTTTATTGGGCACCCGCAGACATGGAAGCTGTTATGCTGGATATCCAGGACGGCATGACCCCCGATGAAGCTGCCGACAAGTGGATTCAGGATAACCAGGACAGAGTTAACGAGTGGCTCCCTGCCCAAGAGGCCGCCGAAAAAGGTAAAGTAACCCTGGGCTACGTTGAATGGGATTCCGAAATTGCCAGCACCCACGTGGTAAAGAATGTTTTAGAGGACATGGGCTATGAAGTTGAGGCAATTGCCGTGGATGCCGGTATTATGTGGACAGGTATTGGCAACGGCGATTTTGACGCCATTGTTTCAGCCTGGCTGCCCGGAACTCATGGTGATTATTATGATAAAGTTAAAGATAATGTGGATAACCTGGGGGCCAACCTGGAAGGTGCTAAAATAGGCCTGGTGGTACCGACCTACGTGACCATAGATTCCATAGAGGAACTTAACGATGCAAAGGACAAATTCCAATAAACAGCAGTTTAAAGGCGGCCCATGGGCCGCCTTATTTTTGCTAAAACTCAGGTATATTAAAATATACGCTGTACTTTTTAGTCCTGCTTGCTCATTGCGGAAAAGCACCAATATATTGCAAGGCGTAAGACGCAAGTATCCTAAGTAGTGCGCCTAAGATATTTCGGGCTTACTCAGGCTGCCCCTGTATTTGTGCAAATCTGAAATTATGCCATTTATTCGATCAATAGTAGCTTTACTTTTCCAATATCCCTGTACATCGGTGCACCGGTTTAAACAGCCATATAAAACACTCAGGCGCAAATGAAGTCGCCTTGGCAACAGGGCCACGTCACCGCCCAGCTTATGCCAGGCTTCTGTAAAAAAAATCGTCTCCCCGGTATGCTTATGACGGTTTTCATACTGCTCACCTTTACCCGCCACCAGGTCATTGATAATGGAACGATTTTTTTTGAGCTCCTCCAGCAGCTCATCAATGACAAACAACCTTTTTTCAGTAACCTCCTGCACCCTGATCACCTGGTAATACCACACCGTAACAATTACACCGAACAATGTTAACAATCCGCCCAGCGCGGCCTCATTGAATCCCCTGGCGAATTCCGGCGTATTAACGTGCTCACCCAGTGTATCAAACAAACTGGGAAGAGCATTGGAAAGCCACTCCCAATTAGCCATAATCACGATCAATTCCCTGTTTAAAGACAGGATAACCCATATGATAACGGGGCTAAATATCATAAGCAGGCATATCAAAAGCTTTTTTATGAATCTAAGTATTTTACGCAGCAAGCGATTGGCCATTGTCATAATAATTTTCTTAAAATGCTGTGCTTTTGATAAATTACATTCGTTCATTCAGTCACCTCAAAAACTTTTAAAAAAAGTGATACATACAGGCCAACACTTTTTCGCATAAAAAAGCCACCGTATATAACCGGCGGCGTTCTTATATTATCCACATTCACTTTTTTTTATCCCTGTATTACGCATCATACATCCCGATCAAGAGCCGCCCTAAAAACGGCGGCTCTTCACCAACAGGTTCCCACTAACTCGTTAGTCAGACAGTAAATATTTTTATTTGCTTAACCTTTCATTTTTGATATAGCATCCTTGATTTCCGTAATGGAGGCCTCTTCTTCGATTGTGGATAAATCACCCAGTTCTTTACCAATCCAGAGGGTCTTCATTACCCGTCGCATAATCTTACCGCTTCGGGTTTTGGGCAGTGTACCAACGAACTGGATATCCCGCATCACCACAATGGCTCCCATGGTGTTGCGCACGTGGGCAATCAGTTCCTTCCTCATTTCCTCGGTAGGTTCATAGCCCTGTTTGAGCACTACAAAGGCACAGGCCACCTCACCCCTCAAATCGTCGGGCACCCCGGATACACCAGCCTCAACCACTGCCGGGTGGGATATAAGAGCACTCTCCACCTCCACTGTGCCGATACGGTGCGCAGCTATTTTTATGACTTCATCAGAACGACCGGCAAAGAATATATATCCGTCTTCATCCATATAAGCAGCATCACCGCAAAGGTATTTGCCCATGGTAACGGGCAAGCGTTCCCAATAGTTCAATTTATATCCTTCCGTATCTCCCCATAACGTAGAAACCAACCCCGGGAAGGGCTTGTTAATCACCACAATCCCCTTTTCTCCTGGCGGCAAGGGTTTGCCGTCTTTTTCATCAACCACCTCTGCCACCACGCCGGGTACCGGTATATGGGCCGATCCCGGTTTAATGGGTACTATGCCAAGACCGTAGGGGTTAGCAAAAATGGGACCGGATGTTTCGGTCTGCCACATGTGATCCATTACCGGAATCCTATTCTCAAATACCTGTTCCTGCAACCAGGACCAGGCCGGAGGATTTAATGTTTCACCGGCACAGAATATTCTTTCAATGGAACTTAAATCATGCTTACGAGGCTCATCTATACCCAGGCGCATCAATCCCCGCACACCGGTCGGTGACAACCACATCGCAGTAGCTTTGTTGCGGGAAGCCACTGCCCACCACATATCCTTGTTGGGATAATCCGGAGTCCCCTCATATAGCACGGTGGTGCACCCCGTCAGCAGCGGGCCGTATACGTTGTAACTATGTCCCACAATCCACCCGATATCAGATGTGCAAAGCCAAACATCACTTTCTTTAAGACCATAAATCCACTTACCCATACTATAAACATAAATTTGGTAACCACCATGCTTCTGCACTGTCACCTTGGGTTTGGCGGTGGTGCCGGATGTAGGCAACAGGAAGAGCGGGTCATTAGCATCCATAATCTCACAAACATCGCTTTGTCCTTCCCCACAGGCCAGGAATTCATCCCAATACATATCCCGCCCGGCCGTCATGGGATATTCCATCTCGGTGCTTCTTTTCAGCACAACCACAGTTTTAATTAAATCAGGCGGGCACTTAGCAATACCCTCATCAACAATGGGTTTTAACGGCACAGGCTTACCCCGGCGAGAACCCTCATCCTGAGCAAGTATATAGTTGGCACCCGAGATTTGCAAACGGTCAGCTACAGCATTAGATGAAAAGCCGGCAAAAATAACCACGTGTATGGCGCCAACCCGGGCACAAGCCAACATAGAGGCAACTGATTCAACCCCGGTGGGCATATAAATAGCGACACGGTCACCCTTTTTAACACCTATGCCGCGCAGCGCCTTTGTATATTGTTTAACCAAATCAAACAGCTGAGCGTAAGTAACGGCTTTGACTTCACCAGTCTCCCCGGACTCAGCCACAATAGCCGCCCTTCCGGACCGCCCCTTTTCGATATTATAATCCAGACAATTATAGCTAATATTCGTTTGTCCACCTATAAACCATTGAAAGGTGGGGTAATCCCAATTAAAAACTTTATCCCATTTTTTAAACCACTTAATTTCACTCATGGCTTGCTCGGCTGCATGTCCCCAAAATCCCTCGGTGTCTTCAGCCGCCCAATCAATAAAGTTTTGCACGTTTGGCGGTATTAACCCGGTGCCTACTTTTTTTCTTTCCATCGCTTAACATTCCTCCCTTTAATATTCATTTAGTTAATTTATAATCTTTCTTAGTATTTATTTATATATAAACTTCACATTTATAATGTTTGAATTTTCTTAATTTAATTTATATTTATTTTATTATATTATTGCTGCATCATAAATGGTTTAGCGCTGGAATGCTAAAATTCATCTCCCAATGGTTGTTGAAGTTACTAAAAAGAACTCCCTTCGGTTGAACAAAGGGAGTTCTTTTTTCATCTTATTGTTTTATACTGTCTTGCTCTTCCTCCGCTGTCAATTGCGGATCATCCAATTCCCTGCGATCGGCATCGGCTGATTTGTTATAATCCCGGGTTCTCTTTTCGAGGTCTTTAAACCCCATTTTTACATACCCCCTTGGTTATTTGGGGATAGTATTTACCAAAATAAT from Desulfoscipio gibsoniae DSM 7213 encodes:
- a CDS encoding quaternary amine ABC transporter ATP-binding protein; this encodes MAKVIVEDLVKIFGDHPDRALKMLQEGKSKEEILEATNNTVGVYNVSFQVEAGETFVLMGLSGSGKSTLLRCINRLIEPTSGKVLIDGEELTGVDENQLREIRRQKLGMVFQRFALFPHRTVVDNVAFGLEIQGLSKEERLAKASQVLEVVGLKEWENSMPDQLSGGMQQRVGLARALASDPDILLMDEAFSALDPLIRKGMQDELLSLQATLNKTIIFVTHDLDEALKIGDRIALMKNGAIIQIGTPEEILTSPANDYVEKFVEDVDMSKVLTAEGVMKKPDTVITSKDGPRTAMRRMRENGISSIFIVGKDRRLVGLVMADDALRAAEAHKETLDDIILRDTPRVSPDTPLTELIPLVAEARYPIAVVDEQNYLRGIIVRGSVLSGMIRKGENGTDAA
- a CDS encoding acetate--CoA ligase, whose product is MERKKVGTGLIPPNVQNFIDWAAEDTEGFWGHAAEQAMSEIKWFKKWDKVFNWDYPTFQWFIGGQTNISYNCLDYNIEKGRSGRAAIVAESGETGEVKAVTYAQLFDLVKQYTKALRGIGVKKGDRVAIYMPTGVESVASMLACARVGAIHVVIFAGFSSNAVADRLQISGANYILAQDEGSRRGKPVPLKPIVDEGIAKCPPDLIKTVVVLKRSTEMEYPMTAGRDMYWDEFLACGEGQSDVCEIMDANDPLFLLPTSGTTAKPKVTVQKHGGYQIYVYSMGKWIYGLKESDVWLCTSDIGWIVGHSYNVYGPLLTGCTTVLYEGTPDYPNKDMWWAVASRNKATAMWLSPTGVRGLMRLGIDEPRKHDLSSIERIFCAGETLNPPAWSWLQEQVFENRIPVMDHMWQTETSGPIFANPYGLGIVPIKPGSAHIPVPGVVAEVVDEKDGKPLPPGEKGIVVINKPFPGLVSTLWGDTEGYKLNYWERLPVTMGKYLCGDAAYMDEDGYIFFAGRSDEVIKIAAHRIGTVEVESALISHPAVVEAGVSGVPDDLRGEVACAFVVLKQGYEPTEEMRKELIAHVRNTMGAIVVMRDIQFVGTLPKTRSGKIMRRVMKTLWIGKELGDLSTIEEEASITEIKDAISKMKG
- a CDS encoding glycine betaine ABC transporter substrate-binding protein, whose translation is MRKVFKVLPLAAVLVLLTAVLFGCGGGDGGGDVQGKIVGIEPGAGIMSATEAAIEEYGLDYQLQDSSSAAMAASLKKAIDNEEWIVVTGWTPHWKFAQWDLKYLDDPKEVYGGEEHIATIARTGLASDNPEVHEMLDKFYWAPADMEAVMLDIQDGMTPDEAADKWIQDNQDRVNEWLPAQEAAEKGKVTLGYVEWDSEIASTHVVKNVLEDMGYEVEAIAVDAGIMWTGIGNGDFDAIVSAWLPGTHGDYYDKVKDNVDNLGANLEGAKIGLVVPTYVTIDSIEELNDAKDKFQ
- a CDS encoding ABC transporter permease; amino-acid sequence: MLPKIYIGEWVDALVVWATDNLTPLFDAIVVVIQFIVGNLTWALTTPPPWVIILLSIPLVWYLTNWKTAVGTSLGLLLIYDLRIWEPSMNTLSMVIAATIVALLIGIPLGILTARSNTAHKIIMPLLDFMQTMPPFVYLIPAVLFFGTGAVPGLIATVVFAMPPAIRLTGLGIRQVPVELVEAAEAFGSTEYQKLVKVQLPVAMPTIMAGINQCIMLALSMVVIAAMIGAGGLGSEVLRGIQRLNIPVGFEGGLAIVIIAIILDRITQGFGKRGNQ